A genome region from Candidatus Hydrogenedentota bacterium includes the following:
- a CDS encoding 2-hydroxyglutaryl-CoA dehydratase, translating into MSAPLYAGVDAGSATTKAVLTDAAGAVRGSAVVPSGARLADAAVRALDAALHAAGAARGDVARLVATGYGRGKVPGSDRAVTEITCHARGVASVFPEARGVVDIGGQDSKAIALENGAVRRFEMNDKCAAGTGRFLEVMARTLEIPLAEFGPRALRSADPAKLSSTCTVFAESEVISLLAQDRPVEDILAGVCRAVAGRAGSLAARVRVQAPCVMTGGVALNSGVVRFLEEALGLPLELPESPQTMGALGAALIAAETAAART; encoded by the coding sequence ATGAGCGCGCCCCTCTACGCGGGGGTGGACGCGGGCTCCGCCACCACCAAGGCCGTCCTCACAGACGCCGCGGGCGCCGTGCGCGGGAGCGCCGTCGTGCCGAGCGGCGCGCGCCTGGCCGACGCGGCCGTCCGCGCGCTGGACGCGGCCCTGCACGCCGCGGGCGCGGCGCGCGGCGATGTGGCCCGCCTCGTCGCCACGGGCTACGGCCGCGGGAAGGTGCCGGGCAGCGACCGCGCGGTGACCGAGATCACCTGCCACGCGCGCGGCGTGGCGTCGGTGTTCCCGGAGGCCCGCGGTGTGGTGGACATCGGCGGGCAGGACTCCAAGGCCATCGCCCTGGAGAACGGCGCGGTGCGCCGCTTTGAGATGAACGACAAGTGCGCGGCGGGCACGGGCCGCTTTCTGGAGGTCATGGCCCGCACGCTGGAGATCCCCCTGGCGGAGTTCGGCCCGCGCGCCCTGCGCAGCGCCGACCCCGCGAAACTCTCCTCCACCTGCACCGTCTTCGCCGAGAGCGAGGTCATCTCGCTGCTCGCGCAGGACCGCCCCGTGGAGGACATCCTGGCGGGCGTGTGCCGCGCCGTGGCGGGCCGCGCGGGGTCGCTCGCGGCGCGCGTGCGCGTGCAGGCCCCCTGCGTCATGACCGGCGGCGTCGCCCTCAACAGCGGGGTCGTGCGCTTCCTGGAGGAGGCCCTGGGTCTCCCCCTGGAGCTGCCGGAGTCCCCCCAGACCATGGGCGCCCTCGGCGCGGCGCTGATCGCCGCGGAGACCGCCGCCGCCCGGACCTGA
- a CDS encoding 2-hydroxyacyl-CoA dehydratase → MPDRTALLMEPFAAVCADYYATARRAAAGGRPVAGFFCSYSPQEIFHAAGYLPVRVFGHCGGTGRADEVLQPYACSFARSALHASRSGEYDFLSVAVFAHTCDTMQNVADLWRGPVPVMVTSLPSRLEGAAARRYFRADLERVRGMVEQLAGPVSDAALLSSVRLRMAHQAAMRRLYALRRMNPGLLSGAGAFRVVLSSMLMDKADHLALLEPLLDTLAQEAGAPYAEGLPRILVAGSMCQQCDFADAIERAGCVIVGDDLCVGSRSFELPDADGNDPLDLIMENYLSRRPCPAFHKPGHDPGRQLVEMARNANADGVVFLMTSFCDPMAFDHPRADKCLADAGIPSVTVFVEQHQTPPEQLTTRVQAFLETLGGGGGA, encoded by the coding sequence ATGCCCGACCGGACCGCACTGCTCATGGAACCCTTCGCCGCGGTGTGCGCGGACTATTACGCGACCGCGCGGAGGGCCGCCGCCGGGGGCCGCCCCGTGGCGGGATTCTTCTGCTCCTACTCCCCCCAGGAGATTTTCCACGCCGCAGGCTACCTGCCCGTGCGCGTCTTCGGCCACTGCGGCGGGACCGGGCGCGCGGACGAGGTGCTCCAGCCCTACGCGTGCAGTTTCGCGCGCAGCGCGCTCCACGCGTCGCGCTCGGGCGAGTACGACTTCCTCTCCGTCGCCGTGTTCGCCCACACCTGCGACACCATGCAGAACGTGGCCGACCTCTGGCGCGGCCCCGTGCCCGTCATGGTCACCTCGCTCCCGTCGCGCCTCGAGGGCGCGGCCGCGCGGCGCTACTTCCGCGCCGACCTGGAGCGCGTCCGCGGCATGGTGGAGCAGCTCGCGGGCCCCGTGAGCGACGCGGCCCTCCTGTCCAGCGTCCGCCTGCGCATGGCCCACCAGGCCGCCATGCGCCGCCTCTACGCCCTGCGCCGCATGAACCCCGGCCTCCTGTCCGGGGCCGGCGCCTTCCGCGTGGTCCTCTCGTCCATGCTCATGGACAAGGCGGACCACCTCGCCCTGCTGGAGCCGCTGCTGGACACGCTCGCCCAGGAGGCCGGGGCCCCCTATGCCGAAGGACTCCCGCGCATCCTCGTCGCCGGGAGCATGTGCCAGCAGTGCGACTTCGCCGACGCCATCGAGCGCGCCGGCTGCGTCATCGTGGGCGACGACCTCTGCGTGGGGTCGCGCTCCTTTGAGCTGCCCGACGCGGACGGAAACGACCCGCTCGACCTGATCATGGAGAACTACCTGTCCCGCCGCCCCTGCCCCGCCTTCCACAAGCCGGGGCACGACCCCGGGCGGCAGCTCGTGGAGATGGCGCGCAACGCGAACGCCGACGGCGTCGTCTTCCTCATGACCAGTTTCTGCGACCCCATGGCCTTTGACCATCCCCGCGCGGACAAGTGCCTGGCCGATGCCGGCATCCCCTCGGTCACCGTCTTCGTCGAGCAGCACCAGACGCCCCCGGAGCAGCTCACCACCCGCGTGCAGGCCTTCCTCGAGACCCTCGGCGGGGGGGGCGGCGCATGA
- a CDS encoding outer membrane protein assembly factor BamE, with product MLFLSAAAALLTVPGCFSSCGGAQPGKGAAPAAQSPTGPAPVPTAQTPASPLPSPAQSPASPAPAPDTAPPPAAQANPAPALTLEALQQVQEGMTMQEISEVIGQPTVLIAGARGNNAVYRWNEKGMSFLARFEDGRLSRKTVIDPENDRPKVSDEDMVVDRELFEQVREGMTLQEVLEVLGAEGQPLTEPTDEKTVAIYRWSDGQGSSVTARFEDGKLVRKSGSFVQQGQPVVEEAPAAAEPAPEAVEEPLPAEEADLREAPAPRPVSTSISAERPPRVRVSGGSRRQREAESGDPNAGRSYKPKAQLPKTSHRLREGSYEIRVTNTAAAEADVAIVSDEGGTRMTVPPGGSRSVKVNRGNYVVYFIYEDDPHTLHRGGTISISQWLTDMDVFLAGDSYDVRVLNKGTDRPEPRRPRR from the coding sequence GCCCCACAGGCCCCGCGCCCGTGCCGACGGCCCAGACACCGGCCTCCCCCCTCCCCTCCCCCGCGCAGAGTCCGGCCAGCCCGGCCCCGGCGCCCGACACGGCCCCGCCCCCCGCCGCACAGGCCAACCCGGCGCCCGCGCTGACCCTGGAGGCGCTGCAGCAGGTTCAAGAAGGCATGACGATGCAGGAAATCTCCGAGGTGATCGGGCAGCCAACGGTGCTGATCGCCGGAGCCAGGGGAAACAACGCGGTCTACCGCTGGAACGAGAAGGGGATGAGTTTTCTCGCGCGTTTCGAGGACGGCCGCCTTTCCCGCAAGACCGTGATTGACCCGGAGAACGACCGGCCCAAGGTGTCGGACGAGGACATGGTGGTGGACCGGGAGCTGTTTGAACAGGTCCGCGAGGGCATGACACTCCAGGAGGTGCTGGAGGTGCTGGGCGCCGAGGGGCAGCCCCTGACGGAGCCGACGGACGAAAAGACCGTCGCCATCTACCGGTGGAGCGACGGACAGGGCTCCAGCGTGACCGCGCGGTTTGAGGACGGAAAACTGGTCCGCAAGAGCGGATCCTTCGTCCAGCAGGGACAGCCCGTCGTGGAGGAGGCCCCCGCCGCCGCCGAACCCGCCCCGGAAGCCGTCGAAGAGCCGCTCCCCGCGGAGGAGGCGGACCTCCGGGAGGCCCCCGCCCCGCGGCCGGTCTCCACCTCCATTTCGGCGGAGCGGCCGCCCCGGGTCCGCGTGAGCGGCGGCAGCCGCCGCCAGCGGGAGGCGGAAAGCGGCGACCCGAACGCGGGCCGCTCGTACAAGCCGAAAGCGCAGCTGCCCAAGACTTCCCACCGCCTGCGCGAGGGGTCCTACGAAATCCGGGTGACAAACACCGCCGCCGCGGAGGCCGACGTGGCCATCGTCTCGGACGAGGGCGGCACCCGGATGACCGTCCCCCCCGGCGGCAGCCGCTCCGTAAAAGTGAACCGGGGCAACTACGTGGTCTACTTCATCTACGAGGACGACCCGCACACCCTGCACCGGGGCGGCACCATCTCCATCAGTCAATGGCTCACGGACATGGACGTCTTCCTCGCGGGGGACAGCTACGACGTCCGGGTCCTGAACAAGGGCACCGACCGCCCGGAACCAAGACGTCCACGGCGATAA